A stretch of the Myxococcus guangdongensis genome encodes the following:
- the roxB gene encoding rubber dioxygenase RoxB — protein MPFIRTWVAVAALAVPGVGTANDLLKSSRGGSVQWDYCYGKADSTVLPVDPRTLVQPGISNGKAVHFNAYWKNCHVDPVAVKEAGAAKTCGELRARFNHGEGLLTNGHPGAGALFTGTDYTVPEAAFGIATFSAGQYNELWRVWGFPFRPDNFDTLVSQRYGSGLSPKRNPYPLPGQFPNLSNGGSGQLPEMLTQLRNPDGSWSGRIGVTCHACHTGMVGKPADGPGMGVQVGGGSSLADLDLFLSDLLPLGYPASLATFLNLNRTRGTNNASDINLAFLFPDEKLLRPSEVIGLINSGSTAGMDTPAWWNMGHRPVKFVDGVFPMDAPRVDMVFYTPFIGLFGAAGGPVSEAGQDWMRDNGPALNTWVDALKSPPYPLPINQTLAEQGAVLFHTLDMWAPSRNNAVPRPQGNGSCASCHGAYSPRYVNDPSFLASPTLEGMASYIVPLNIIGTDPVRVNTNNAAVQSAGAKNFFGYPTTAGTDQDCGPQNQPHIRGNRPLGYLAPPLYGVWATAPYLHNGSVPNVWEVLKPSDRKPIWRRVSTPARWDQPLVVMGFDTDLQRAFDSTKLGWKYDTIACKWRGPLNPAVSPYINCQPGDEFTTPLAQELMNVLFSNLIVSWNILFPPTRTRQQIEDRKIFNSNAFGQDNGGHEFNSVLTDPERLALIEYMKTL, from the coding sequence GTGCCATTCATTCGCACCTGGGTTGCCGTGGCTGCGCTGGCGGTACCCGGTGTCGGCACCGCGAATGATTTGTTGAAGAGCAGTCGAGGCGGTTCGGTGCAGTGGGATTACTGCTATGGCAAGGCGGACAGCACGGTCCTGCCGGTGGACCCCCGCACGCTGGTGCAACCCGGCATCAGCAACGGCAAGGCGGTGCACTTCAACGCCTACTGGAAGAACTGCCACGTCGACCCGGTGGCGGTGAAGGAGGCCGGCGCGGCGAAGACGTGCGGCGAGCTGCGCGCGCGCTTCAACCACGGCGAGGGCCTGCTGACCAACGGCCACCCCGGCGCGGGCGCGCTGTTCACCGGTACGGACTACACGGTGCCCGAGGCGGCGTTCGGCATCGCGACGTTCTCCGCCGGGCAGTACAACGAGCTGTGGCGGGTCTGGGGCTTTCCCTTCCGTCCCGACAACTTCGACACCCTGGTCTCCCAGCGCTACGGCTCGGGGTTGAGCCCCAAGCGCAATCCCTATCCGCTGCCGGGACAGTTCCCCAACCTCTCCAACGGTGGCAGCGGGCAGCTGCCGGAGATGCTCACGCAGCTGCGCAACCCGGATGGGAGCTGGAGCGGGCGCATTGGTGTCACCTGTCATGCCTGCCACACCGGCATGGTGGGCAAGCCCGCGGATGGACCGGGGATGGGAGTGCAGGTGGGCGGTGGCAGCAGCCTGGCGGACCTGGACCTGTTCCTGAGTGACTTGCTGCCGCTGGGGTATCCGGCGTCGCTGGCCACGTTCCTGAACCTCAACCGCACCCGTGGCACCAACAACGCCAGCGACATCAACCTGGCCTTCCTGTTCCCGGACGAGAAGCTGCTGCGTCCCTCGGAGGTCATCGGGCTCATCAACTCCGGCTCCACCGCCGGCATGGACACGCCCGCGTGGTGGAACATGGGGCACCGTCCGGTGAAGTTCGTCGACGGTGTGTTCCCGATGGATGCGCCGCGCGTGGACATGGTGTTCTACACGCCGTTCATCGGCCTGTTCGGAGCCGCTGGCGGGCCCGTGAGCGAGGCGGGGCAGGACTGGATGCGGGACAACGGCCCCGCGCTCAACACCTGGGTGGACGCCCTGAAGTCTCCGCCGTATCCGCTGCCCATCAACCAGACGCTGGCGGAGCAGGGGGCGGTGCTGTTCCACACGCTCGACATGTGGGCGCCCTCGCGCAACAACGCCGTGCCCCGTCCGCAGGGCAACGGCTCGTGCGCGAGCTGCCACGGCGCGTACTCGCCCCGGTACGTCAATGACCCGTCCTTCCTCGCGTCTCCGACGCTGGAGGGCATGGCGAGCTACATCGTCCCGCTGAACATCATCGGCACGGACCCCGTCCGGGTGAACACCAACAACGCCGCGGTGCAGTCGGCGGGGGCGAAGAACTTCTTCGGCTATCCGACGACGGCGGGGACGGACCAGGACTGCGGTCCGCAGAACCAGCCGCACATCCGGGGCAACCGGCCGCTGGGCTATCTGGCGCCGCCGCTCTACGGCGTCTGGGCCACGGCGCCGTACCTGCACAACGGCTCGGTGCCGAACGTGTGGGAGGTGCTCAAGCCCTCGGACCGCAAGCCCATCTGGCGCCGCGTGTCCACGCCGGCGCGTTGGGACCAGCCGCTGGTGGTGATGGGCTTCGACACGGACCTGCAGCGCGCGTTCGACTCGACGAAGCTGGGGTGGAAGTACGACACGATTGCGTGCAAGTGGCGCGGGCCGTTGAACCCGGCGGTGTCGCCGTACATCAACTGCCAGCCGGGGGATGAGTTCACCACGCCGCTGGCGCAGGAGCTGATGAACGTGCTGTTCAGCAACCTGATTGTCTCCTGGAACATCCTCTTCCCGCCCACGCGCACGCGGCAGCAGATCGAGGACCGGAAGATCTTCAACTCGAACGCCTTCGGTCAGGACAACGGCGGGCACGAGTTCAACTCCGTGCTCACCGACCCGGAGCGTCTGGCGCTCATCGAGTACATGAAGACGCTGTAG
- a CDS encoding SMI1/KNR4 family protein has protein sequence MRYVPVDMVKPKKPQTPVVDAFGNTWSDCVPVLAEDIASTEAAVGLKMPAELAKLFEGYAGGSPEWSFYESEENDIEVSIGYIIPLQQEGMRDALATVHQRIRKHQPTYPRDVFPFAYDNGHANLLCVKVETGEVVYWLHDDVDEPVRVVAGTLQEFLSGLAEPPF, from the coding sequence ATGCGCTACGTTCCGGTGGATATGGTGAAGCCCAAGAAGCCTCAGACTCCCGTGGTCGATGCGTTCGGCAATACCTGGAGCGACTGTGTCCCCGTGCTCGCGGAGGACATCGCGTCGACGGAGGCCGCGGTGGGACTGAAGATGCCCGCCGAGCTCGCGAAGCTGTTCGAGGGGTATGCGGGCGGCTCTCCCGAATGGAGCTTCTACGAGAGCGAGGAGAACGACATCGAGGTGTCGATCGGCTACATCATCCCTCTCCAGCAGGAGGGGATGCGCGATGCGCTGGCGACGGTCCACCAGCGAATCCGGAAGCATCAGCCCACCTATCCGCGGGACGTGTTCCCGTTCGCCTATGACAACGGCCACGCCAACCTGCTCTGTGTGAAGGTCGAGACCGGGGAGGTGGTGTACTGGCTTCACGATGACGTGGATGAGCCCGTCCGGGTCGTCGCGGGGACGCTCCAGGAGTTCCTCTCGGGGCTGGCCGAGCCTCCGTTCTAA
- a CDS encoding glycosyltransferase codes for MRLAGYVIHGNNQDTLPRCLEGLLAVCDEVVALDSLSTDGSTEIARRMGARSVSVAWAGYGAARAAAIEALGPSDYVFFLDSDEHLGEEAIQTLRAWKERQPEEAVYRLPRRDWAEVDGQRFLYRTEWRARLIRRDVAVWRPEMIVHEALPCMRAGRLPAPIEHRFATSVSLRSAKEHRYALLWAVMALAEGRKSKPVMFQRPAHLLRDGVLHGALWRGGWAALKLAWVVAGYHAAKYRYLRDLRQGGYPELVRAFQERRYGELFQQVRTLELEP; via the coding sequence GTGCGACTCGCTGGGTACGTGATTCACGGAAACAACCAGGACACCTTGCCCAGGTGTCTGGAAGGCCTGCTGGCGGTTTGTGATGAGGTCGTCGCCCTGGACTCCCTGTCCACGGACGGCTCCACGGAGATTGCCCGGAGGATGGGGGCGCGCTCCGTGTCGGTGGCCTGGGCGGGTTATGGCGCCGCCCGGGCCGCCGCCATTGAGGCGCTGGGCCCCTCCGACTACGTCTTCTTCCTCGACTCGGATGAGCACCTGGGCGAGGAGGCCATCCAGACCCTCCGGGCCTGGAAGGAGCGCCAGCCCGAGGAGGCCGTCTACAGGCTGCCCCGGCGCGACTGGGCCGAGGTCGATGGCCAGCGTTTCCTGTACCGCACGGAGTGGCGTGCGCGCCTCATCCGCAGGGATGTCGCCGTGTGGCGGCCCGAGATGATCGTCCACGAGGCGTTGCCGTGCATGCGCGCAGGTCGGCTGCCCGCGCCCATCGAGCACCGGTTCGCGACTTCCGTCTCGCTTCGCTCAGCCAAGGAGCACCGTTATGCGCTGCTCTGGGCGGTCATGGCGCTGGCGGAGGGGCGCAAGTCCAAGCCCGTGATGTTCCAGCGCCCGGCGCATCTCCTCAGGGACGGGGTGCTGCATGGGGCGTTGTGGCGCGGTGGATGGGCCGCGTTGAAGCTCGCATGGGTGGTGGCTGGGTACCACGCGGCCAAGTACCGCTATCTGCGCGACCTGCGACAGGGTGGGTACCCGGAGCTGGTCCGGGCGTTCCAGGAGCGACGCTACGGCGAGCTGTTCCAGCAGGTCCGGACCCTGGAGCTCGAGCCCTGA
- a CDS encoding transglycosylase SLT domain-containing protein — translation MRSALKGGEVGRKRALGGFSIPWWAWVGLAAVAPLVLINTAVAWLGDTHISPLSPSFLEMKVNALRSYAAHRPSCLWDGHEPLEPLIARAEKRHGLPEGLLQALVLVESEGRVHRISPAGAMGPGQLMPTTAKMLGVEDPFDPEPALDGSARYLAEQLRRFRDVRLAVAAYNAGPGSVNGRVPRNGETEYYVPKVLTAWARTRPEPPPRPVVAARARPVPVVAVETPVRAAVVKPAPAVRPPQTGARKPPTPARPSSTTTMGAKVETSRPMGVKAEPRPLVPKGKPVATKPVPASRKPSAMPQATPAKTQPRATQAKPAVSPHARQG, via the coding sequence GTGCGAAGCGCCCTTAAGGGTGGGGAGGTGGGACGCAAGCGGGCCCTGGGTGGCTTCAGCATTCCGTGGTGGGCGTGGGTGGGGCTGGCGGCGGTGGCGCCGCTGGTGCTCATCAACACGGCCGTCGCGTGGCTGGGGGACACGCACATCTCGCCCCTGTCGCCCTCGTTCCTGGAGATGAAGGTGAACGCGCTGCGCTCGTACGCGGCGCATCGGCCCTCGTGCCTGTGGGATGGGCATGAGCCGTTGGAGCCGCTCATCGCGCGGGCGGAGAAGCGGCACGGGCTGCCCGAGGGGTTGTTGCAGGCGCTGGTGCTGGTGGAGTCGGAGGGGCGGGTGCACCGCATCTCTCCGGCGGGTGCGATGGGCCCGGGGCAGCTGATGCCGACGACGGCGAAGATGCTCGGCGTGGAGGACCCGTTCGACCCGGAGCCGGCGCTGGATGGCAGCGCGCGGTACCTGGCCGAGCAGCTGCGGCGCTTCCGTGACGTGCGGCTCGCGGTGGCCGCGTACAACGCGGGGCCCGGGTCGGTGAACGGGCGCGTGCCGAGGAACGGGGAGACGGAGTACTACGTGCCGAAGGTGCTCACGGCGTGGGCACGGACGCGGCCGGAGCCTCCTCCGCGTCCCGTGGTGGCGGCGCGCGCGCGGCCCGTGCCGGTGGTGGCCGTGGAGACGCCGGTGCGCGCGGCGGTGGTGAAGCCGGCTCCGGCGGTGAGGCCGCCGCAGACGGGGGCGCGCAAGCCCCCCACGCCCGCGAGGCCGTCATCCACGACGACGATGGGAGCGAAGGTGGAGACCTCGCGCCCCATGGGAGTGAAGGCTGAGCCACGCCCCCTCGTGCCCAAGGGGAAGCCCGTGGCCACGAAGCCCGTGCCCGCATCCCGCAAGCCATCCGCGATGCCGCAGGCCACGCCCGCGAAGACTCAGCCTCGCGCCACGCAGGCGAAGCCCGCTGTGAGCCCCCACGCCCGGCAGGGCTGA
- a CDS encoding TetR/AcrR family transcriptional regulator, translated as MVSREGPKRGGEEADRRPGRPGGVRETARRERKKELEDAALKLFVERGLDAVTIDDITQAAGVAKGTFYRYFADKPALVEALLAPVRGELLSGLEACGRALEGARGVEAMFEAYRAMAAVIASALLQYPGVVRLYLQESRGPAVGARTKVAQLSREVSRHAVDITQKAHTHGLLRPIRPAVSGLAVVGAVERLLLAVLSEEDIGNPLELPDALTTLVLDGLRVPPGERGGRRKLDGGAKRP; from the coding sequence ATGGTGAGCCGCGAGGGACCGAAGCGAGGGGGCGAGGAGGCGGACCGGCGTCCGGGGCGTCCTGGGGGCGTGCGGGAGACGGCGCGGCGGGAGCGGAAGAAGGAGCTGGAGGACGCGGCGCTGAAGCTCTTCGTGGAGCGGGGGCTGGACGCGGTCACCATCGACGACATCACCCAGGCGGCGGGGGTGGCCAAGGGGACGTTCTACCGGTACTTCGCCGACAAGCCGGCGCTGGTGGAGGCGCTGCTGGCGCCCGTGCGCGGGGAGCTGTTGTCGGGGCTGGAGGCGTGTGGCCGGGCGCTCGAGGGGGCGCGCGGGGTGGAGGCGATGTTCGAGGCGTACCGGGCGATGGCGGCGGTCATCGCCAGCGCGCTCTTGCAGTACCCGGGCGTGGTGCGGCTGTACCTGCAGGAGAGCCGGGGGCCGGCGGTGGGGGCGCGCACGAAGGTGGCGCAGCTGTCGCGCGAGGTGTCCCGGCACGCGGTGGACATCACCCAGAAGGCGCACACGCACGGGCTCTTGCGGCCCATCCGCCCGGCGGTGAGCGGGCTCGCGGTGGTGGGGGCGGTGGAGCGGCTGTTGCTCGCGGTGTTGAGCGAGGAGGACATCGGCAACCCGCTGGAGCTTCCGGACGCGCTCACCACGTTGGTGCTGGATGGACTCAGGGTGCCGCCGGGTGAACGCGGGGGGCGCCGGAAGTTGGACGGGGGTGCGAAGCGCCCTTAA
- a CDS encoding acyl-CoA thioesterase, protein MNLYLRMLWVLLSSLWKPQMKVDALTSTLQQRVLPNDLDLNLHMNNGRFLTVCDLNRVDLFVRTGLAALMMKNKWAPIIVRHTMDYKKALPPFRKYTVSMTISRWDEKYFYATHQFISNGKVVAEGESTAVILGKQGVIAPAQVIEAVTARQGRTEALQG, encoded by the coding sequence ATGAATCTCTATCTCCGGATGTTGTGGGTGCTGCTGTCCTCGCTGTGGAAGCCGCAGATGAAGGTGGACGCGCTGACCAGCACCCTCCAGCAGCGCGTGCTGCCCAATGATTTGGACCTGAACCTGCACATGAACAACGGGCGGTTCCTCACGGTGTGTGACTTGAACCGGGTGGACCTGTTCGTGCGCACGGGGCTGGCGGCGCTGATGATGAAGAACAAGTGGGCGCCCATCATCGTGCGCCACACCATGGACTACAAAAAGGCGCTGCCGCCGTTCCGCAAGTACACGGTGTCGATGACGATTTCGCGCTGGGACGAGAAGTACTTCTACGCCACGCACCAGTTCATCTCGAACGGCAAGGTGGTGGCGGAGGGCGAGTCCACCGCCGTCATCCTCGGCAAGCAGGGCGTGATTGCGCCCGCGCAGGTCATCGAGGCCGTCACCGCGCGCCAGGGCCGCACCGAAGCGCTCCAGGGCTGA
- a CDS encoding YheT family hydrolase, translating to MAEPASGFQAPWWLRHSHVQTVAPHLDPRRYDVAIEQRRHELPDGDFVDVHWLNREGTGPLFILLPGMQGTPDSTYIRALVWELSRRGLRAAVLCHRGGALPNRLAPFYHAGFTEHLGWLVATVREQEPTTPLYAVGFSLGGSMVIRYLAQTGHHSHLRAAAAVSLTFDLASTAARAYEGINQLYQLRVLRSYQRVARLKGHLPEYASRLGALSGLRGIRDFDEVFTAPLHGFSDAQDYYRRCSSRQFLDAIQTPFLILNAGDDPLVAPDTLPSPSQLRSHVQLELTPHGGHLGFMYRHASGFGYYPPSRLISFFLQEQREAHESLSPDVVGAAVLAVEAADEGGRADQHPPAARAAQ from the coding sequence GTGGCTGAGCCCGCCTCCGGCTTCCAGGCCCCGTGGTGGCTCAGGCACTCGCACGTGCAGACGGTGGCGCCGCACCTGGACCCGCGCCGCTATGACGTGGCCATCGAGCAGCGCCGTCACGAGCTGCCCGACGGCGACTTCGTGGACGTGCACTGGCTGAACCGCGAGGGCACCGGGCCCCTGTTCATCCTGCTGCCGGGGATGCAGGGCACGCCCGACTCCACGTACATCCGCGCGTTGGTGTGGGAGCTGTCCCGGCGCGGCCTGCGCGCGGCGGTGCTCTGCCACCGGGGCGGCGCGCTGCCCAACCGCCTGGCGCCGTTCTACCACGCGGGCTTCACCGAGCACCTGGGCTGGCTCGTCGCCACCGTGCGCGAGCAGGAGCCCACCACGCCGCTGTACGCGGTGGGCTTCTCGCTGGGCGGCAGCATGGTCATCCGCTACCTCGCGCAGACGGGCCACCACAGCCACCTCCGCGCCGCGGCGGCCGTGTCGCTGACCTTCGATTTGGCCAGCACCGCCGCCCGCGCGTACGAGGGCATCAACCAGCTCTACCAATTGCGCGTGCTGCGCTCCTACCAGCGCGTGGCGCGGCTCAAGGGACACCTGCCCGAGTACGCCTCGCGCCTGGGCGCGCTGTCGGGCCTGCGCGGCATCCGCGACTTCGACGAGGTGTTCACCGCGCCGCTGCATGGCTTCAGCGACGCCCAGGACTACTACCGGCGCTGCAGCAGCCGGCAGTTCCTGGACGCCATCCAGACGCCCTTCCTCATCCTCAACGCCGGAGACGACCCGCTGGTGGCGCCCGACACGCTGCCCTCACCGAGCCAGCTGCGCTCCCACGTGCAACTGGAGCTCACGCCCCACGGTGGCCACCTGGGTTTCATGTACCGCCACGCTTCCGGCTTTGGCTACTATCCGCCGTCCCGCCTCATCTCGTTCTTCCTGCAGGAGCAGCGCGAAGCACATGAATCTCTATCTCCGGATGTTGTGGGTGCTGCTGTCCTCGCTGTGGAAGCCGCAGATGAAGGTGGACGCGCTGACCAGCACCCTCCAGCAGCGCGTGCTGCCCAATGA
- a CDS encoding fatty acid desaturase yields the protein MTSHPTPHTPHPAPVPRWQPRTPRSVLHVVGTVGAYLLLTAASYVALAQSMALGLGLAVLAGITLVRVFILQHDCSHRSLFARPSMNDRVGTWLGLLTLAPHAYWRSMHLVHHSTSGDLERRGTGDIVTMTADEYQALRPAERLRYRLYRHPAVLLGIGPVFQFMFRFRLPTLVPRTRGPERRSIWVTNLALVAAHAAFLAFGDWPRFFLMHLIITQVAAGLGIWLFFVQHQVEQPYWVPHARWTLKDSALKGSSFLRLPRALEWTFGAINLHHVHHLKPQVPSYLLRDYMKHHDLEGHGVRLGLFESLRAFRLKVYDASQGRMTGFPPTPPRGAPALLAAPAPSPGRLDRLLALSGEEH from the coding sequence ATGACATCTCATCCCACACCCCACACCCCACACCCCGCACCCGTTCCCCGCTGGCAACCCCGCACCCCACGCAGCGTGCTCCACGTCGTGGGCACGGTGGGCGCCTATCTGCTGCTCACCGCCGCCAGCTACGTGGCGCTCGCGCAATCGATGGCACTGGGCCTGGGGCTCGCGGTGCTCGCGGGCATCACCCTGGTGCGAGTCTTCATCCTCCAGCACGACTGCTCCCACCGCTCGCTCTTCGCGCGCCCGTCGATGAACGACAGGGTGGGCACGTGGCTCGGGCTCCTCACGCTGGCGCCGCACGCGTACTGGCGCTCGATGCACCTGGTGCACCACAGCACCAGCGGCGACTTGGAGCGCCGGGGCACGGGCGACATCGTGACGATGACGGCGGACGAGTACCAGGCGCTCCGCCCCGCCGAGCGGCTGCGCTACCGGCTCTACCGCCACCCCGCGGTGCTGCTGGGCATCGGCCCGGTGTTCCAGTTCATGTTCCGCTTCCGCCTGCCCACGCTGGTGCCCCGGACGCGCGGGCCGGAGCGGCGCTCCATCTGGGTGACGAACCTGGCGCTCGTCGCGGCGCACGCGGCCTTCCTCGCCTTCGGTGACTGGCCGCGCTTCTTCCTGATGCACCTCATCATCACCCAGGTGGCCGCGGGCCTGGGCATCTGGCTGTTCTTCGTGCAGCACCAGGTGGAGCAGCCGTACTGGGTGCCGCACGCGCGCTGGACGCTCAAGGACTCCGCGCTCAAGGGCAGCAGCTTCCTGAGGTTGCCGCGCGCGCTCGAGTGGACCTTCGGTGCCATCAACCTGCACCACGTGCACCACCTCAAGCCGCAGGTGCCCAGCTACCTGTTGCGCGACTACATGAAGCACCACGACTTGGAGGGCCACGGCGTGCGCCTGGGCCTGTTCGAGTCGCTGAGGGCCTTCCGCCTCAAGGTCTACGACGCGTCGCAAGGCCGCATGACTGGCTTTCCCCCCACCCCACCCCGGGGCGCACCCGCGCTCCTGGCGGCTCCAGCGCCCTCACCCGGTCGGCTGGACCGCCTGCTCGCCCTCTCCGGAGAGGAGCACTGA
- a CDS encoding CocE/NonD family hydrolase, producing the protein MPRALLLTLLLATLAKATPADFAPPASDSPEVLAKAMPVLARALLKDPPDEDLATRLGQRFRLQMVTGDFAGAVASIRELRPLLEASAATKGITFLQYEAHALAKQAQAERGTPYAEALREAFDRTFGALEDRVALDARGMFRFDLERARRELDTRLDEARKAERLSRPQAVELVRHYQVQQVFQELLPASEPLWAQDEVRRYVIEEDLLVPTPDGARVSVTLARPRKAPAPLPTAMSFTIYANAFNRMEALRSAAHGFVGVTALTRGKRNSPDAPVPFEHDGDDAIAVIDWVSRQPWSDGQVGMFGGSYEGFTQWSAAKRGHPALKAIMPSVPVAPGIDVPMQGNVFQGFFYRWPRHVTLDKGLADADYFDGARWDALHERWYTSGEPYRALERLDGRPNPFFQRWLEHPTYDAYWRKMIPYRQEFARIRIPVLTTTGYYDGCSLSAMYYLTEHLKHAPDARHYFVIGPYDHMGGQHASSDELMGYRIDPVARLDVHALRYQWLEHVLRQGPRPALLQDRVNYQVMGANTWKHAPDLAGVSNGAVELFLAPSATGTQHQLTTAAPAASTRQRLRVDFKDRSPGPHYEPSDIVSTTFEAPRDGFVYVGEPLTQALEVSGLFSGQFDLITNKKDFDFYVVLYERTAKGEYVYLSYVLQRASHVAEREKRRLLVPGKRQRLAFQSGRMTSRRLEVGSQVVAVVAINKHAQSQLNLGTGKDVSDERLADAKTPLEITWLPGSRLTLPVWKQPAP; encoded by the coding sequence ATGCCACGCGCCCTCCTGTTGACCCTGCTGCTCGCCACGCTCGCGAAAGCCACACCCGCCGATTTCGCGCCGCCCGCCTCCGATTCCCCCGAGGTCCTCGCGAAGGCGATGCCCGTGCTCGCCAGAGCCCTGCTGAAGGACCCGCCCGACGAGGACCTGGCCACCCGGCTGGGCCAGCGTTTCCGGCTCCAGATGGTGACGGGTGACTTCGCGGGTGCGGTCGCGTCCATCCGCGAGCTCCGACCGCTGTTGGAGGCGAGCGCCGCGACGAAGGGCATCACCTTCCTGCAGTACGAGGCCCACGCGCTGGCCAAGCAGGCCCAGGCCGAGCGCGGGACGCCGTACGCAGAGGCGCTGCGCGAGGCGTTCGACCGGACCTTCGGCGCGTTGGAGGACCGCGTCGCGCTCGATGCGCGGGGGATGTTCCGCTTCGACCTGGAGCGGGCGCGACGGGAGCTGGACACCCGACTCGACGAGGCGCGCAAGGCGGAGCGGCTGTCACGACCGCAGGCGGTGGAGCTGGTGCGTCACTACCAGGTCCAGCAGGTGTTCCAGGAGCTGCTGCCCGCGAGCGAGCCCCTGTGGGCCCAGGACGAGGTGCGCCGCTACGTCATCGAGGAGGACCTCCTGGTGCCCACGCCCGACGGGGCGCGGGTGTCCGTCACCCTCGCCCGTCCCCGGAAGGCCCCGGCGCCGCTGCCCACGGCGATGTCGTTCACCATCTACGCCAACGCCTTCAACCGGATGGAGGCGCTGCGCTCGGCGGCGCATGGCTTCGTGGGGGTGACGGCGCTCACGCGAGGCAAGCGCAACAGTCCCGATGCGCCGGTGCCCTTCGAGCACGACGGGGACGACGCCATCGCCGTCATCGACTGGGTGAGCCGTCAGCCGTGGAGCGATGGGCAGGTGGGGATGTTCGGGGGGAGCTACGAGGGCTTCACCCAGTGGTCCGCGGCGAAGCGAGGCCACCCGGCGCTCAAGGCCATCATGCCGTCGGTGCCGGTGGCGCCGGGCATCGACGTGCCGATGCAGGGCAACGTCTTCCAGGGCTTCTTCTACCGCTGGCCGCGCCACGTCACGCTCGACAAAGGCCTGGCGGACGCGGACTACTTCGACGGAGCGCGCTGGGATGCGCTCCACGAGCGCTGGTACACGAGCGGCGAGCCCTATCGCGCGCTGGAGCGACTGGACGGGCGGCCCAATCCCTTCTTCCAGCGCTGGCTGGAGCACCCGACATACGACGCGTACTGGCGGAAGATGATTCCGTACCGTCAGGAGTTCGCGCGCATCCGAATCCCGGTGCTCACCACGACGGGCTACTACGACGGCTGTTCGCTGAGCGCGATGTACTATCTCACCGAGCACCTGAAGCACGCGCCGGACGCTCGCCACTACTTCGTCATCGGGCCGTATGACCACATGGGCGGGCAGCACGCCTCGAGCGATGAGCTGATGGGCTATCGCATCGACCCCGTGGCCCGGCTGGATGTGCATGCGCTGCGCTACCAGTGGCTGGAGCACGTGCTGAGACAGGGCCCGCGGCCCGCGCTGCTCCAGGACCGCGTCAACTACCAGGTGATGGGGGCGAACACCTGGAAGCACGCGCCGGACCTGGCGGGCGTGAGCAACGGCGCGGTGGAGTTGTTCCTCGCGCCGTCGGCCACGGGGACGCAGCACCAGCTGACGACAGCGGCGCCCGCGGCGAGCACCCGGCAGCGGCTGCGCGTGGACTTCAAGGACCGCTCGCCAGGGCCGCACTACGAGCCGTCGGACATCGTGTCCACGACGTTCGAGGCGCCGCGCGATGGCTTCGTCTATGTCGGCGAGCCACTCACGCAAGCCCTGGAGGTGAGCGGGCTGTTCTCCGGGCAGTTCGACCTCATCACCAACAAGAAGGACTTCGACTTCTACGTGGTGCTCTACGAGCGCACGGCGAAGGGCGAGTACGTGTACCTGTCCTACGTGCTCCAGCGCGCCAGCCACGTGGCGGAGCGTGAGAAGCGGCGGCTGCTCGTCCCGGGCAAGCGCCAGCGCCTGGCGTTCCAGAGCGGCCGGATGACCAGCCGTCGACTCGAGGTGGGGAGTCAGGTGGTCGCGGTGGTCGCCATCAACAAGCACGCGCAATCCCAGCTCAACCTGGGCACGGGCAAGGACGTCAGCGACGAGCGCCTCGCGGACGCGAAGACGCCGCTCGAAATCACCTGGCTCCCGGGGAGTCGGCTCACCCTGCCCGTGTGGAAGCAGCCCGCGCCCTGA
- a CDS encoding carboxypeptidase-like regulatory domain-containing protein, whose amino-acid sequence MSRVAGEAPVYLGVPDREAIERGVCLYLLELGPAPPTRGGRRVPLQISVCYLVTAGGASPEQAHRLLGELVFSAMEEAEFEVDLTPVPATLWAGLRVPPRPGFRLRLPVRRERPPSVVHHVRFPGGAAEALFGCVVGPGDVPIADALVELPSLSLATRTDDQGCFRFPRVPPVATLGRLEVRAKGELLALGPEALAAEPQPLLIRLPLKED is encoded by the coding sequence GTGAGCCGCGTCGCCGGTGAAGCGCCCGTGTACCTCGGCGTCCCGGACCGCGAGGCCATCGAGCGCGGCGTGTGTCTGTACCTGCTGGAGCTGGGGCCCGCGCCTCCCACGAGGGGTGGGCGCCGCGTGCCGCTGCAGATTTCGGTCTGCTACCTGGTCACCGCCGGCGGGGCCTCGCCTGAACAGGCGCACCGGCTGCTCGGCGAGCTGGTCTTCTCCGCGATGGAGGAGGCGGAGTTCGAGGTGGACCTGACGCCCGTGCCCGCCACCCTCTGGGCGGGCCTGCGCGTGCCACCGCGCCCTGGCTTCCGGTTGCGCTTGCCCGTGCGGCGCGAGCGGCCTCCTTCCGTGGTGCACCACGTGCGCTTCCCCGGGGGGGCCGCGGAGGCGCTCTTCGGTTGCGTCGTGGGGCCGGGAGACGTGCCCATCGCGGACGCGCTGGTGGAGTTGCCATCGCTGAGCCTCGCGACGCGCACGGATGACCAGGGCTGCTTTCGTTTTCCCCGCGTGCCACCCGTGGCCACGTTGGGGCGACTGGAGGTTCGGGCCAAGGGGGAACTGCTCGCGCTGGGACCCGAGGCGCTCGCCGCCGAACCCCAACCGCTGCTCATCCGCTTGCCGCTGAAGGAGGACTGA